Within Plasmodium coatneyi strain Hackeri chromosome 14, complete sequence, the genomic segment gtaataataattttattcttattttttattttttttcttcactcctccttttttaggTGATAAGTGTATTATAAGGAAGTTACTCATACAGCAGGTGTGTGGTGCTAACTAAGCTATCCACTTTCTTTTAGGTGCACATTACATTCATTGTCTATTTATGTGTACTACTTCTCTctgttcttttcccttcctttgcaATGAGTCCATTACAAATGTGAACTCATTTgcataatatgtatatgtgtgtggattatgtgtacatggTCCCTGTGCTATTGGAACTACCCTATCCTCTTACTCCCCCTTAATGTACACAGTTTTCAACgttgttgtgtatatatataaaggagtTATTTGTAATGTACCAAtcgaagggaagaaaaaagaggtgtAAAATGAATTCTGGAATACAGCATGGATTAAGGGAAGTACAGAGGGGGGAATGTTCATATAgtgtagtatatatattctgtttaaaatgtttataGTGTAATTATAAGGAAAGGGGATGAAAATTGTTATAATAGTTCGAtcataaggaaagaaggaggagagaAGGCCTACTTCACAAGAAATTACTGCAGGAGTGCACACCAAAATTTCACTTTTGAACAGAAACAGAATTTTCACTCTCTCTCTTttgaacacaaaaaatatgtgagcatatatatgttttacattatgtactctttttttccctatatttgtattatatttgGTATTATATTTGTACTATGTGTGTATTGTGAGTATACATATACCTGTTTTCACTGAATGTGGATAAATGagtatgtacacattacGGGAAGTAGGGGAGGAAGGCACATAtgtgctcctttttgtgtTTGAATTATGCAGTATTTTCTCacaatttttaatgaacCTTTTctaaataacaataaaacataaattaGTAATATATGCTCAAATATTCGTCAAGAAGAGTAATAtgcttatatacataatagtaggaagaatatataaataataataataatgtcaTATTCCCGAACAAACATATACACAATGTACAcagaatgtgcacaaatataGTACAcacaataaatataataatacagATAGATACACAGTTTGAATACAGGAAGAGCAGTTTGGAATTCCTTCccctctctttccttctcttttctttccttcttttattattgttcCTCTATTTTTCGTGTTCATTCGTCCACGCCCTtacattaattatatgtacatctGATGATTcgacacatacatataatgtgttatGATGCGttgaaaaattgaataatGTTTATTGTTgaatagaacaaaaatttaatattcaCTCATAATCATTATAGAACAAGGGGAAAGTTCACGTGTATTTATTCagtatgaatatatatatgaacaatcttaaaaagaagtttatcatatatataaggaaataTACACAGGAACAATGGCACTGGTAAGGGGAATATTGAGATGGGTTTGGTCTTCactctcttccttccctttttgcaatATGAACAAAAGTACATAAAAGGGAGCGCATGTAATAAATTATGTGTGATGTAgtgtaaaataataataagggGAATGTGAAAGGGAATGTGTTTGTAGAATGTGTGAGAGgagtaatacatatatgcttatacatatgtatatatatatgttccacTCTTCCTTCATGTCAATTATATATTGACAGGTTCAATTTCCGGGGAGAGTAATTTCAAATGTGGATttctataataaattcaATACTGGTAAGTATGGAAACAGTTATGATAGCATTTGGCCCCACGGTTGGCAGAATAAGTTAGATAATGTATTACAGAAGAACAGCGGACCTTATGGTGTCAAAGGGAAAATCGTGAAAGCTTATTATTACGCGtccaaaatgaaggaggaccACCCGGAGGATGATACACCTTGTAAATTCTTTTACTACTGGGTGGGAAATTTTGTCTCCCATGAACCAGATACGACTGAATTGTCGAACGTCCTGAAAAAAGTTTACGGAGCGCTCACTGATACTCCCTATAAGAACAAGTGTAGTGTCATATACCCGGACAATGATATCTGGGGAAAGTTCGACCGAATGAAAGAATTACACAATTTTTCTTATGATTATGGTACCATACGGAGCACTGTGGAAAAATGTAATCCTGAGGATTATTCGAAATATTTAGCGTACCTGCACGGAATTGCTTCATCGTGTAAGCTTGTGGGCACAGATTGCTCGGAGGGTCAGGAGAGAAGTCCACATTGTGGCGATTTCAATAAGAAATATAAGGATTACTGTGAGAACGAGCAGCCCAAGCTGATATCTCTGCTCAGTAAGTGCAGTCCACCAAAACCCAAACCAAATCCCAATCCAAACcaagctggtagtagtggttcCTTTAGTGATGCAGATGTAAGTGGTGTGATGCGGggaaaaatagggaaaagaAAGCACTGTGCaggttgctttttttatctgCTTTGCGTATAGATGAATTTATGTGTTCCACACATGAATTCACATGGAACAaattcatatatgcatacatgtaatatatttatCAGTCATATAgtaaaagtataaaaacATACCTATTTcaataattatatttataggaatgTGAATTGGATGATTTACCTTCAAAGGAAGCATACAGGAAGTTCGACGAAGGAGAAGAGGGCGCCGTGCACGGTACAACTGAGTGCACCGTAGGAACAGTGAAGGCTAAATTGGACACTGCATTAAAGAGTTATCCGAATATTAAGAATAATGCAGAGAACATTGCAAAAGCTTGGTGTAAGATAATTAATGGAGCGCAAGaccaaggaggaagaggtaAGAAAGTGGATGGTCCCCCATACTATTTATTccattattggttaggggagaAAGCATGGGACAGTGTAGACGGGAATAATCCATTTAAGGAAATTATAGGTAATATTTACCTTGCACTGGGGGATGGgtttaataatattattcGTGACCGTTTATGTGAGGATATTGACAAAGTCCCTTTCACCCAATTGAAGAGAGTTTTCGAGTACTCCGTAGACTATTCAACTATAGAAGCGTGCATAGAAAAATTCCAGACTTGCGGGTTCAACTGTACTGAAATGTATTCTGAATACCTGAACGCAGCTGTTAGTGCACATGATGGAATAAGAGAATACTGCAcacaggggaaaaattttaagaataTATGTTGTACCCATCTTCAAAGAATGTTCGACCAGAGCGGTGGGAGCAATATTCCGGAGCCATCAGAATTAAAATCTCAATTAGAATCTTTACAAAAAGCTACAGTgccagaaaaagaaacaatatcctccaccaccacctccaACACTCCTgctgttgcttcttccacaATTGCATTAATAGGGATCCCAGCACTGGGATTCTacctatataaggtaattacCACTATGCGCACACAatgtaaaatatgaataatagcattttattaatatttttcctccccacacctttttttttttttttttttaaaacaatgaatataaaaagttgtttcatatatatgtaattcaTATTCCTacgcttccttccccttttctttctatcctaacaatcttcccttCCCGTACCCCTTTTCTTAgcataatcttttaccttcttggataCATGGCTTCCTGGGAAATAACAACAGTAGaaacggaagaaaaagaagaacagcaATGAGGCGGAACTCCGGCAcaagaattgaaaaattcACCGATTACTCCACAGAGAAtaattcaacaataggtccaacagaatattcaacagaGAACTCAACAGTAGAATCAATAGATGCATCTCCCATATACAGCAGACCacgcagaggaagaagaacaaataatacacGAGGCCACcaaaatataggttatcagaaTATGTAGCATTAAATGGATGGGTGCCCCCCTGGGGCCGATATAAATAACCACAACGTCCATGCAATGTAAAAGGGCAAAATGgcattcctcctttttccttcctttttctttttctttctttttttctctcttaaCGATTGTGTTTAACTCTGCACCCCATGctcttttttgcctttcgTCGCCTTGCGTTTTGTTGTGCCAAACTAtgccatttctttcttttttcatatttcattctttttttttttttttttttttttgcttcctgttttccttcattctttttccccctcttggtaaatttttctaatgcatcctctttttcctcagGGGGCGCGCGCATATGTCCCCgcgggaaggaagagaagtaaGGACAAATTTTATGAGAATGTGTTCCAGCGCATATGTTggactatttttttttttttttttttttattggaaGCATACGGTGTGTGACAATGAGGGaagttgagaaaaaaaggaggaagacaaaaaaaaagaaaaaggaaaaaaacaccagtgatttaaaaaaaaaaaaaaaaaaaaggaatggcaAAAGCTTCCACCCTACCCCCTTACCAAAGTCCGGCACAAGTGGAGCCTTCTCACCGTCAGCCGCACGTGCATGAAGGTGTTCCGGTGTCACCACGTTTAACTACGCTGGGATGAAATGTGTTAACTACCGTTGGATATTTACATTCAagccacacacacacccctgcGCAGACAACATAATGATGAAGTGACAAAATATTATAGGCACCTTATGAGGGACATAAATCAGTAAGCCCTGCATAAGAACTAAATCGATATCAcgaaggggggagaaaagcCACGTGACTGTGGGAAGCTGTGCAAAAGGTGGCCAGGTCACAAACATCATGCATGGTTAATTAGGCTTCTCTCCAGAGCGCATTTGcggaagtggaaaaaaaaaaaaaaaaggaaaaaaaataaaaataatgatgaatgaatcagtgggaGGGTGTAGCATTTAGCACTTTAGGGATGTGTATAtaggatttctcattttagggatgtgtataggatttcacatttaagCGTGTGTGTAGGacgatttcgcattttagggtatctgtgttggatttcgcattttagggtgtgtatgtgtaggatttcgcactttaGGGTGTGTAGCATTTAGGAGATGAAGGATTTCccatttaggggtgtttgtgtaggatttcataATTTAGGGGTGTGAGGGTTCCACACTCAGGTGTAaaggattttgcatttagggtgtaggatttcacaatTAAGGTGTAAGTTTTGAGGGTGCcaggacaacaatgtggcgtggtatttagctgtttcaggggtgtaggaacaacaatgtggcctgatgtatttagctgtttcatGGGTgtaggaacaacaatgtggcatGATGTTTTAGCTGTTTAAGGAGGGGTATACATCTTAGGTGTGGaaacaggaaaaagaaagcgagaaaaaaaaagtaaaaaaaagaaaaaaaaacaaagaaaagaaaaaggaagaagaaaaaaaaaaagaataaaggaaaggaagaaatgccATCCTACTATCACACTTTATGAACgctataattatttatatccTCTCCCCAGAGGGGAAGAGGGATACACTCTTCTAATGCTACATACGATGtgatgttacatgttttgataactaatatttttgcttcttcttccattagGTGCCTTTGCTCTGGATGTTGgcctaccattatatatggtagaattacCTTCTGTCGAATCTGCTATTGTTGATTCTGCTGTTGAATACACTGTGGTAGAAACGTCCGTATAATCGTTTGTTAATGTGTCAGCAAAGTCTCTttcaattgttgttgttctttttcttttattgctATTTTTATTGCTACTATGGCCGAAGATATTTTTTACCAAATCGAATACAGAAGTATACTAatatgaggaaaaaacaagGGGAAAGAGTACATGcagcatatataatacatattaaCATTTAAtattccaaaaaaggggaaggcagaaataaatatttagCGTACATCttgcattatttatatatttaaaatatagtgctaattaccttatataataagaaagCAAGAGCTGGGAGTCCTATTGTGACCAATGTAGTTGTTATAGCCGGGGCGGCTGTAGATACTGGGCCCAGTTCTTCATCCGACTGAAAGTCTTTTCCTTTGCAGGACTGTTCATCTTCTGTCCCTtctgttgttttttcttcaggttctaatgcacattttgatGCTGATAACTGCCAATTACTATTTTCCCCATACTTCTCCTTAAATTGTTGACAATATTCGCCGTCGTAATTATTCTGCCTACACTTAGTACTTACAGCATTATAGGCTTCAACTATTCCATCCATGTAAGTCTTATATTTTTGATCACATGGGGACCCATTAGACTTCGGGTTCTTCAATTGTACCTCTATTTTTCCATGGTCTAGGGTGtaatcatttatttttttcctattgtTGAAAATAGTTTGGTCCATATTGGCGGTGTCCCAAAATTTACACTTATGTTTATCAGGAATGGTTCTCAATTCTGTTTCGATTGTACTCATAACACTCGAAAACAAGGAGCTATCTTTCTTTAGTGTGTTGAAAATGATGTCCCCAATCCAATAATAGAGAAAGTTGCACATTTTACCATCGTATAagcattcttcctttttcgtgGATATGGTACACAGTGCTCCTATAATCTTATCTACATACTGTCCAATATCATGTATTTCTCGTAATTTCTGCTTTATTTCATCGGTGGGAAAGTTAGGATAATAGCAATAATTCATACTTCCCTCGAATTTACCATACATTACCTTCGAAGGTAAACTGCTCACACGTTGATCCTATAGATGTAattagtaaaatatatatgtacgcattCCTATATTACCATGAATTATTcataaggaaatatatgtacaatatgAATGTATTCATTGGGAACGGAACCACTAATTCCTTGTCCACTTatagtaaaattttttttctcttgccATTTGTTCGTACCTTGTCAGGGTCAACGTCCTCTGTGACAGAATCATCACTTTCAGAGCCCGATTCATCTTCGTTCTCGTCCTCGTCTTGATCTTCATCTTGACTTCTCCCTTCGGGCACAACTTCAGGCATAACTTTAGGTACTGAAGTACAGTCTAATGGCTGTGGTTGGGCGAATTCCCACcccccctttccccccttaaaTTTTGCACAATAAGGATCACTATTAGGATTACTACAAATACTTGTGAACTGGGTATATGCTGTTTTGGCATCCCCCAAATGTTGAGTATATTCTTTACTCTGCAAATATTGCTTACAATTCGGGTCAGTCTGTAAGGCATTATAGTTATAATTCCaatcaaataatttttttccccgttcAAAATTGTCCTCATACAGGTCGGGGTATATGTTGGGGCACCCATTTTCGAAGCCAAATTCCTTCAGATGTTTGTAAATTGCAGTCATGGCACTCTGAAATGAGTAATAAGGATTCGACTTATTCCTCACTATAATATCACCCAACCAGTAGTAAAAGAGTTCACAGTACGCACTTTCCGGTGGGCggcttccttccctccttaggtTACTGGCGTAACAGTAGCTGTCTACAATAGCCTCAGCGTAATCATCATCAGTGATCTTGCATATGtccaatatatttttcacatttccttctactccctttttgttttcccgtTTCCCATAGCGCTCACAGTACTCTTCACTCATTTCGAACCCCAAATAAACATCCTCCGAAAGCAAGGGAGGTgaatcttcttcctcctataAGTACAGGTggtaaaatatatgcatgtgcacttCTACTTCATAATTTACTACattatgcacataaaatattatatgtgcacattgatatatataatagtTTATGTtgcgaaggaaggaaggaatgaagggtctaaggaagggaatgaacccccttttttcctcacaaCCTTAACCATTTGTCCTTATACACTCCTGCACATCACAAATTTCTGTtgaacattccttccttcttattcataCAGAACATATACGTGAAATTTGTGTGagatttttcactttatatCTATTCTGAAGGTAAAGGATGGAGGTGTGTATGTACCATTTGGAagagatatatatatgtatcaaactttttacacttcttctttcttaaaaatttgtaatcCTTTAACTTTCTTCAAGGGAATACGATAATatacactatatatacacacatatatacctatatatatgtgtatatatataataatgtgaTTTCCTCCAGTTTTTTAAGATAAAATGAACTTTCACCCATTTGTACTACTTACTATACGCTTAATTAGGATAAGTAAAGTTAATTAAAAACTGTTGACATATATAATGCAACTCACATAGGGAACATTCTCCCTCCTCTTTACCAATGTGCACATCCATAAATACAAGGAAAGGGGCATGTACTCATGGAATAgatgaaaaatgaatataatatACCAAGAGTTGGAATTCATCATACATAAAAGCAAAGGAGGACGAACTTATGAGTCCCCATAGCAGTATATGGTAGTGTACAACATTCCTCATCTATAGTCGCTAATAATaactttcttctcctttttcttgtttttcaTATACTTCTAATAGTTATAATACAAATAACTTCTTCACAGGAAAAACATACATTACATTATTTGAGTTACTTCACTCTCCCTCCTTAATACACATCATACATTACTTATTAATataatacacttttttttcccctatgaAAAGCACATTTCATAAACAACACTTCTATACTAGCAATAGATATTATGTTACTGGAGttcatttctttcccttcttttttgtctgTGCTATACATACCACATATTAGTATGccccattttcttcctttaaactAAATGAAGGTTTTGACCGTACaacttattcattttaacttACACATATTccagtttagggttcagggcttagggttcagggtttaggattcagcgttcagttttcagggtttagggtttagggttcagggttcaggttttagggttctaGGGTTCTAGGTTTCTAGGCTTCTGGGCTTcatgttttagggtttagggtttaggatttaaaATTTAGATTTTGGAGTTTACGGTATAGGATTTagaatttagggtttaaaTTTTAGCGTTTAGTGTGCAGGGCCAAAGGGCTTATGATTTGttgtttagtgtttaggtttTGCTCTTAAGGGATTAGggtttcaaggtttaggattcatgTTTCAGCCTTCAGAATTTCAGttcttagggttcaggatttagggtctaatgtttagggtttaggtcgTAGAGGTACAGCGTTTaggttttgttttttgtgtTCAGGTTTTAACGTATAGCTTCAGGGATATAGGGTTTTGGTTATAGCattgagggtttagggttcaggcttccGGTTTTACGTTTTTAGTCTTAGGGGTTTATATTTCTGCATTTAATCTTTActtttcagggtttagaatttagggtttagggtatagCGTTTATGCTTTacggtttaggttttagggtttagggtttaggattcagggtttaggttttaggttttagtgttCAAAGTTCACGTTTTGTGGTTTAGAGGTTTAGCGTTTAAGTTTGGGGGTTgggttagggttcagggtttagatttGGCGTTGAGCGTCCAGaatttaggtttagggttgaggtcCAGAatttgggtttagggttgagggtcCAGGACTTGGGTTTACGTTTTAGGTTTGGGGGTTCCgttagggttgagggttgagagtttaggatttagtttttaggttttatggtttaggtttcagggtctAGGTTAtagttttcagggtttagggttccacTTTTACTCTTTACTCCTTAGGCTgaagggtttaggctttagtccttagggtttaggccTGAGGGTTTACGATTTAGAGTTTTAGGCTTcaaggtttaaggttcagattttagggttcaagatTTAGTGTTGAACACATGGGGGTTTGTTTTTAAGGCTTATTGTTTAGATTTTGaggcttagggtttagggttcagggtttacggttCACGATATGCtctttaaggttcagggtttgcGGTCCATGGTTTTCGCATCAGGATTCAGACTTCACTATTTAGGACTAAGGGTTTGGGATTCAGAGTTTAGGATTCAACTTCAATACCTAGATGTCACGAAGATTCCTCGCGTGAGACACGTGAATTCTATTCAATAGAATCTAATCGCTAAATGCTAAAAGCCTAAACCTGTATCGTAAAcactgaaaccctaaaccctgaagcccTATAAACTGAAAACTATAGTCTGAAGACCTAAATCCTGAAGAGTGAACcgtgaaccataaaccctaaaccctaacctcTAAACCTTGAAACggtaaaccctgaaaacataaaccctgaaatcctaaatcctcaaaacctataccctaaaaccctaaaccttgaaaacctaaaacctaaaatcctaaaccttgaaaacctaaaccctaaaacaagAAGCCCTGAAATGCGAAGCCCTGAAAACCTAAggcctaagccctgaaccctaatccataaatcctaaaccctgaaccctaaacagcAAATCGTGaaccgtaaaccctgaaccgcaaaccctaaatcctaaaaccctaaataTTTAACCGCGAAACCTTACTACCACTCCCTGAAGCATAAGAAAATGCCAAAATGTATAAGGACCTTGTTTGATCTTGTTCTTTAAAGAACGGAAAGTTTGTATAGGAagtggagtttttttttcattaagaTGCATGCAGAATATACATGGGTAAAATGTATAGGGACCGAAagttgtttcttctttctattttttacaGGAATATAAGGAATACATATGTTGGAAGTATATGagggttgttttttttttttgagaaggaaagaaaaatggtgcataattctgttcttttttgtaGAGGAATGCACTGTATATAGGGGGGGGAAGATTATTTCATCgtaaaaaggagaatgaattttaaaaagggaaacagaaaataaagaaaaatgaagggaaattTGAATagtttgtttcttcttttcttttagaaCAATGCAGTGTATGGGGTAGGTAGGAGggttcttctttttgaaaagaaaaaggaaaaattaaaaggaaagaaaagggtaGGTTGAtaattattcttctttttttttatgttaatatttttgtgtaaaatttttcttatgtGAATTTGAATCACATTCATATGAAGATACTGATTAGCACGACGTTGTGTTAAGACTAAGTGTAAAAATtgcatataaaataaaaaaaaagaatacgtATAGTGACGAAGGAATACataacatatgtataatgttccttttaaagaatgaataaaaagaaataaagaaaaaaaagaagagagtgaagaaagaagcgaaaagcgtgaaaagcgaaaaaaaatgaatgaattcCACATATTCTTAGAAATGTCAATCATAAAAGGGATGTTTTAATATGCATGCAGAAGTAAAGAATGTGTTGCACGGAATGCATGATGAAATGTTATTTTTACCTAATGAGTGACCAAATTATTGAGTAGGTGGTAAAAATGGCTTCCAAGACTAGTGAATTTTACAACCTGAAGGAGAGGTGGTTGGGGCAGTCGATGTATAAGTTGATGGGCTCAGGAGCAGCGGAGGTATAATAATGCAATATAGATTGCATGTAAAGTATGAATATCTTACAGTTACgaattatattattacttcttaataagaataaatatgtaatatataggaaacatatatgaatgtattaTTCTGAATTTACAGACACAgttattcataaaaatgtggaagtgGATGAAtgcatttattacaaaaatgaacgagGATAATAGTAGTGGACTTGCTCAGGAGCTATGCCAAACAATGAAAGAACAAGGACAAACAGGTAAAGAGGACGAGGAAAAAGTATGTGAgttcattttgaaaaatttgcTAAAAGTAGAAGGAATTGGTGCAGGTcaatgtgaaaaaggaaaaaatgtggacgaagaaatgaaaagataTGTTGAATGCGC encodes:
- a CDS encoding KIR protein, whose translation is VQFPGRVISNVDFYNKFNTGKYGNSYDSIWPHGWQNKLDNVLQKNSGPYGVKGKIVKAYYYASKMKEDHPEDDTPCKFFYYWVGNFVSHEPDTTELSNVLKKVYGALTDTPYKNKCSVIYPDNDIWGKFDRMKELHNFSYDYGTIRSTVEKCNPEDYSKYLAYLHGIASSCKLVGTDCSEGQERSPHCGDFNKKYKDYCENEQPKLISLLSKCSPPKPKPNPNPNQAGSSGSFSDADVSGECELDDLPSKEAYRKFDEGEEGAVHGTTECTVGTVKAKLDTALKSYPNIKNNAENIAKAWCKIINGAQDQGGRGKKVDGPPYYLFHYWLGEKAWDSVDGNNPFKEIIGNIYLALGDGFNNIIRDRLCEDIDKVPFTQLKRVFEYSVDYSTIEACIEKFQTCGFNCTEMYSEYLNAAVSAHDGIREYCTQGKNFKNICCTHLQRMFDQSGGSNIPEPSELKSQLESLQKATVPEKETISSTTTSNTPAVASSTIALIGIPALGFYLYKVITTMRTQCKI